TTCAAACAATATTTAGATTGAAAATTGAAATAAAGATCTGTTATTAGACTAGTCAAGTATTATTTTCTTTAAGCTTTTCTGAACTTTAAACTAATGAGTCTTATTTAAGTCTCATTTAAGTCTTATCTAAAATAATTCAACTTGAGCGTATTGTAAAGAGCATTTGTCTATAGCGGTTCTCATTCACGTAAGGTACAGTCTGACACCCTGGTTTTTTGCTAATAGCTAATAGGACGCGAAGCTTATACTAAAGCCCGTGCATGATTCACGGATAAACCGCACTCCGCCCTTCGGTCACATTTGCCCTAAAGGATTCCCTTCGGTCTCGAAGCTTATCCTTTAGGACTCGCTTGGCGACGCGAAGGACGCGAAGCTAATCATGCACGGGCTAGTCATGCACGGGCATCGTCCGAAGGTGTCCCTGAACGGACGACACGTAGTTAGTGCTTTAGCATACCGCTACGCATATACCATGCACGGGAATCATGCACGGGCTAATGGTTCATGGGACGCGTCTCCAGACGCTAATCCTTTAGGGCTAATTGAGGTGTACCTTAAAATATGAAAATTGCTATAAAATATCTTTAGGTCGAGTGCTTGATACTAAATCCTGTTTTGATAGAACACTTTCAGAAGTCACAAGTCACATTGTCCTGCGGGAAGAGGAAAAGTCAAAAGCGATGCAGCGGACGCGAAGGACGGACGCGAACTTCTAATCCTTTAGGGGACTTTATAAGCCCCGTCGTCGCAAGACGACTGGCGGGCGAATAAATGCCCGCGCAGCGACTGCGTAACTGAAGTCAGAAGAGCTATAGCTACTTTAAGTCAAGAGTATATACGGTATTGTCTTCAGGCTCTTGGCGATAAGAATCTTTAAACTAGGCTTGTCTGAGTAAAGCTTCTACTTCTACAGGGCTGGGTTGAGCCGCGATCGCGCCAGATTTGGTTGTAGTTAAACCACCCACCGCACAGGCATATCTAACAATATCTCGAGCCACTTGAGGATTGGCTAATTTCTGTATACCATGCTGGCAGAGTTGATGAATAAAGCCAGCGATGAAAGCGTCTCCTGCACCAGTAGTATCTTTAACCGATACCTTCATTGGATTGACTGTTCCTTCATTATCGCTGAGACAGTAGCTAACTTCGGCATCTCCATTACTCACTAAAACTCCTTCCAAAGAGCCGAGACGATAAGAAATTGCTCCTGCATCGGCAGTATCAAACAACCACATTGCTTCTTCTTCAGCCAGCTTGAGAAAATCTACGTACTGCCAAAGCTGCTGAATTAAAGGAAGTGCCTCCTCTTGATTGAGCCAGAACATTGGTCGCCAATTAACATCCAAGATAACCTTTAGATGATGTTCGACGGCCAGCTCCAAAGCCCGAAACACGGCAGCTCTGGTTTGAGGATAGGCTAACTCAAGAGTTCCCAAGACTAAATATTCGGCTTCTAAAAACAGTTCTGACGGTAGTAATTCAGCCTGAAGATAGGCATCAGCGAACTGATCGGCTTTTTGGTCGCCAAAACCAGCAAAAGTGCGATCGCCTTGCTCGGTACGAGTAACGTAAACAACCCTAGTGGGAGCTGTTTCGTTGTGTTGAACTCCAGAAATATCAACTCCAATTGACTGTAGGAGTTTAACTAATTCTTTGCCTGGCTCATCTTTACCAACACAGCCAATAAATGCTGAAGGAGTACCTAATTTGGCTAAGGCACAGGCAACATTAGCCGGCGCGCCTCCTGGATAAGAAGTCCAAGATGTAACTTCAGATATAGACTTGCCCAATTGATCGGCAAGACAATCAAATAATATTTCCCCGAGACAGATAACTTTAGCAGGGCGATGGGCGATCGCTTTATTGTTCAACTTGCTCCCTCAAATACGTACCAACTTCCTGTATTTCTATTTCTAATTCTCAGGGTATTGTTTCCTGAAAACAACAATGTTTAAAAAGGTTTATATTTTATGCCGACCTCACTTTAACAATTGTTTAATAAAGTAACTTTTTACAGCGCAGTTTAAACGTCACCTCTAATTTCTTCAACTACTCCATCTCGTAAAACAATTTCTACATTGAGTTTTTTAACCAGATTGTCTCCTGGTTCGAGGCGAAAGAAACTTTCCATTTGTGCCTGAACAACTTCTTGGTTTAGTTCTAATAGCTGAATTTGCTGTAGCTGCTGTAAGAACTGATTTTTCTTTTCCAGCATTTCTGCCTTCTTTTGATTAACCTGTCCCTGAATATTTTCAGTTTGTTTTTGTACCTGGGGATTTGTTGCTCCTGCTTGCTTAGTAATTTCTTCGATGGTTCTTTTTCCTTGCATTTCAAGCTGCTGCATCTGTTTGTCTAACTGTGCCACCTGTTTTTGCAGTTGTTGGGTTACTTCTTCCTTCCACTGAGCCGTGACAATAGCTTTTACAGTTACTGGACGTTTTAAAAGTAGGCTGGCATTAGAATA
The DNA window shown above is from Coleofasciculaceae cyanobacterium and carries:
- a CDS encoding carbohydrate kinase encodes the protein MNNKAIAHRPAKVICLGEILFDCLADQLGKSISEVTSWTSYPGGAPANVACALAKLGTPSAFIGCVGKDEPGKELVKLLQSIGVDISGVQHNETAPTRVVYVTRTEQGDRTFAGFGDQKADQFADAYLQAELLPSELFLEAEYLVLGTLELAYPQTRAAVFRALELAVEHHLKVILDVNWRPMFWLNQEEALPLIQQLWQYVDFLKLAEEEAMWLFDTADAGAISYRLGSLEGVLVSNGDAEVSYCLSDNEGTVNPMKVSVKDTTGAGDAFIAGFIHQLCQHGIQKLANPQVARDIVRYACAVGGLTTTKSGAIAAQPSPVEVEALLRQA
- a CDS encoding YlqD family protein; this encodes MDYSNASLLLKRPVTVKAIVTAQWKEEVTQQLQKQVAQLDKQMQQLEMQGKRTIEEITKQAGATNPQVQKQTENIQGQVNQKKAEMLEKKNQFLQQLQQIQLLELNQEVVQAQMESFFRLEPGDNLVKKLNVEIVLRDGVVEEIRGDV